A single Actinomadura algeriensis DNA region contains:
- a CDS encoding sulfite exporter TauE/SafE family protein, translated as MDAEQVLLLLVAALAAGWVDAVVGGGGLIQLPALLVAVPGQPVAAALATNKLGSIAGTTSAAVAYLRKAKPDTKVAVPAGVLAVACAAVGALCAAAISSDVLKPVIMIVLLAVAAIVVAKPDLGRTPRPVLRTRRRVAAAVLVPGVLIAFYDGLVGPGTGTFLVIAFTTILGMDFVNASATSKIINAGTNLGALAVFAVQGHVLWAIGLAMAVCNAVGAWLGARTAINRGAGFVRVVLLCVVAALVAKLAWEQFG; from the coding sequence GTGGACGCTGAACAGGTGCTGTTGCTGCTGGTCGCGGCGCTGGCGGCGGGGTGGGTGGACGCGGTGGTCGGCGGGGGCGGGCTGATCCAGCTGCCCGCGCTGCTCGTGGCGGTCCCCGGGCAGCCGGTGGCGGCGGCGCTGGCGACGAACAAGCTCGGGTCGATCGCCGGGACGACGTCCGCGGCCGTCGCCTACCTGCGGAAGGCGAAACCGGACACGAAGGTCGCGGTCCCGGCGGGCGTGCTCGCGGTCGCCTGCGCGGCCGTCGGGGCGCTGTGCGCGGCGGCGATCTCCTCGGACGTCCTCAAACCGGTGATCATGATCGTGCTGCTGGCCGTCGCGGCGATCGTGGTGGCCAAGCCCGACCTCGGACGGACGCCGCGGCCGGTGCTGCGCACGCGCCGCCGGGTCGCCGCCGCGGTGCTGGTGCCCGGCGTGCTCATCGCCTTCTACGACGGGCTCGTCGGCCCCGGAACCGGAACCTTCCTGGTCATCGCGTTCACCACGATCCTCGGCATGGACTTCGTCAACGCCTCGGCCACCTCGAAGATCATCAACGCGGGGACGAACCTCGGCGCGCTCGCGGTGTTCGCCGTCCAGGGGCACGTGCTGTGGGCGATCGGGCTGGCGATGGCCGTCTGCAACGCCGTCGGGGCCTGGCTGGGCGCGCGGACGGCGATCAACCGCGGCGCCGGGTTCGTCCGTGTCGTCCTGCTGTGCGTGGTCGCGGCGCTCGTCGCGAAGCTGGCCTGGGAGCAGTTCGGCTAG
- the sucC gene encoding ADP-forming succinate--CoA ligase subunit beta yields the protein MDLFEHQAKELFAEYGVPVPTGKVAHTPQEARAIAAELFAAGSSKVVVKAQVKTGGRGKAGGVKLADTADEAQELATAILGMDIKGHTVHKVLIEEGSAIAQEYYFSFLLDRANRTFLSICSVEGGVEIEEVPHDRLAMVPVSPQDGIDRATARSIAEQGRLPQEALDGAAELIERLWAVFTDEDASLVEVNPLILTADGQVKALDGKVTLDENAAFRQEHDKLEDKAAADPLEAAAKAKDLNYVKLDGSVGIIGNGAGLVMSTLDVVSYAGEEFGGQKPANFLDIGGGASAEVMADSLEIVLSDPDVKSVFVNVFGGITACDAVANGIVSAYKLLADRGETVNRPLVVRLDGNNAELGREILTDAALNGVQQVDTMDDAAKRAAELAAAGA from the coding sequence GTGGACCTGTTCGAACATCAGGCGAAGGAACTCTTCGCCGAGTACGGGGTACCGGTGCCCACCGGCAAGGTCGCCCATACTCCCCAGGAAGCCCGGGCCATCGCGGCGGAGCTGTTCGCCGCGGGAAGCTCGAAGGTCGTCGTCAAGGCCCAGGTGAAGACCGGGGGCCGCGGGAAGGCCGGCGGCGTCAAGCTCGCCGACACCGCCGACGAGGCCCAGGAGCTCGCGACCGCGATCCTCGGCATGGACATCAAGGGCCACACGGTCCACAAGGTCCTGATCGAGGAAGGCAGCGCGATCGCGCAGGAGTACTACTTCTCGTTCCTGCTCGACCGCGCCAACCGCACCTTCCTCTCCATCTGCTCCGTCGAGGGCGGCGTGGAGATCGAGGAGGTGCCGCACGACCGGCTCGCCATGGTGCCGGTCTCCCCGCAGGACGGCATCGACCGGGCCACGGCCCGCTCGATCGCCGAGCAGGGCCGCCTCCCGCAGGAGGCCCTGGACGGCGCCGCCGAGCTCATCGAGCGCCTCTGGGCCGTGTTCACCGACGAGGACGCCAGCCTCGTCGAGGTGAACCCGCTGATCCTCACCGCCGACGGCCAGGTGAAGGCGCTCGACGGCAAGGTCACCCTCGACGAGAACGCCGCGTTCCGCCAGGAGCACGACAAGCTCGAGGACAAGGCCGCCGCCGACCCGCTCGAGGCCGCCGCCAAGGCCAAGGACCTCAACTACGTCAAGCTCGACGGCAGCGTCGGCATCATCGGCAACGGCGCCGGGCTGGTCATGTCCACCCTCGACGTCGTGTCCTACGCCGGTGAGGAGTTCGGCGGCCAGAAGCCCGCGAACTTCCTCGACATCGGCGGCGGCGCGTCCGCCGAGGTCATGGCCGACAGCCTTGAGATCGTGCTGTCCGACCCGGACGTCAAGTCGGTGTTCGTCAACGTGTTCGGCGGCATCACCGCCTGCGACGCCGTCGCCAACGGCATCGTCTCGGCCTACAAGCTGCTGGCCGACCGCGGCGAGACCGTCAACCGCCCGCTGGTCGTCCGCCTGGACGGCAACAACGCCGAGCTCGGCCGCGAGATCCTCACGGACGCGGCGCTGAACGGCGTGCAGCAGGTCGACACCATGGACGACGCGGCCAAGCGCGCCGCGGAACTCGCAGCGGCAGGTGCATGA
- a CDS encoding glycoside hydrolase family 15 protein, whose amino-acid sequence MSDEPSARARTATAPGRPGPRRGGSRGRGGHAGRGPHRSGVRRLRRLVIGLTAAALVATSGAAAVPPAVPAWASPGLIGGGGSPYTGAPLPPHEALGASYLPNSSAVRLRDGRVRLIPPGGNAPVTVAADDPRVDAAVRADRAWLASGTVPTGGLGDRYTAMASRALLDLRLLTRPNGASQASWYGLWRYSWPRDSAFTAAAFAVSGHPAEARSILGFMAGVQDADGTWAARYHTDGRPVTDGRDRQLDALGWMLWATWFYQAEAPDAALPDELWTMVRRAADHLALSLDAEGLPPASSDYWERDPRTEEDPRRPTLGVVGPVLAGLRSAAALAGETGAGVEADRWGRAADRLSGALAHQFAPYGYPRSPVRGGRMDTSVTFIAPPFAPVDAGVTAAISHAFAEQALPNGGVLPGEEWPGNKEVAWTPEVALFGLAAAASGRTETALDRLDWLQRHRTSLGVLPEKVGPDGHQAGVAPLGWTASMVVLSLAALEEPLPIPPG is encoded by the coding sequence ATGTCGGACGAGCCGAGCGCGCGCGCGAGGACCGCGACGGCGCCCGGACGGCCCGGCCCGCGCCGCGGCGGGAGCCGGGGCCGCGGCGGCCACGCCGGCCGGGGGCCGCACCGCTCGGGCGTCCGCCGGCTGCGCCGGCTGGTGATCGGCCTCACGGCCGCCGCGCTCGTCGCGACGAGCGGCGCCGCCGCCGTGCCGCCCGCCGTGCCAGCCTGGGCGAGCCCCGGCCTCATCGGCGGCGGAGGTTCGCCGTACACCGGCGCCCCGCTCCCCCCGCACGAGGCCCTCGGCGCCTCCTACCTGCCGAACAGCTCGGCCGTCCGGCTCCGGGACGGCCGCGTCCGGCTGATCCCGCCGGGCGGGAACGCGCCGGTCACCGTCGCGGCGGACGACCCCCGGGTGGACGCCGCGGTGCGCGCCGACCGCGCCTGGCTGGCGTCCGGGACCGTTCCAACCGGCGGGCTCGGCGACCGGTACACGGCGATGGCGTCGCGCGCCCTGCTGGACCTGCGGCTGCTCACCCGGCCGAACGGGGCGTCGCAGGCGTCCTGGTACGGGCTCTGGCGGTACTCCTGGCCGCGCGACTCCGCGTTCACCGCCGCCGCGTTCGCGGTGTCCGGGCACCCGGCGGAGGCCCGCTCGATCCTGGGGTTCATGGCCGGCGTCCAGGACGCCGACGGCACGTGGGCGGCCCGCTACCACACCGACGGCCGCCCGGTCACCGACGGCCGCGACCGGCAGCTCGACGCGCTCGGCTGGATGCTGTGGGCGACGTGGTTCTACCAGGCGGAGGCACCGGACGCGGCCCTCCCCGACGAACTGTGGACGATGGTACGGCGCGCCGCCGACCACCTCGCGCTGTCACTGGACGCCGAGGGCCTGCCGCCCGCGTCGTCCGACTACTGGGAGCGCGATCCCCGCACCGAGGAGGACCCGCGGCGGCCCACGCTCGGTGTCGTCGGGCCCGTCCTTGCGGGACTGCGGTCCGCCGCCGCCCTCGCCGGGGAGACGGGCGCGGGCGTGGAGGCGGACCGGTGGGGACGGGCCGCCGACCGGCTGTCGGGCGCACTCGCCCACCAGTTCGCGCCCTACGGGTACCCGCGTTCCCCCGTGCGCGGCGGCCGGATGGACACGTCCGTGACGTTCATCGCACCGCCGTTCGCGCCGGTCGACGCGGGGGTCACCGCCGCGATCTCGCACGCGTTCGCCGAGCAGGCGCTCCCGAACGGCGGCGTCCTGCCGGGCGAGGAGTGGCCGGGCAACAAGGAGGTCGCCTGGACGCCCGAGGTGGCCCTGTTCGGCCTCGCCGCCGCCGCGTCCGGGCGCACCGAGACCGCCCTGGACCGCCTCGACTGGCTGCAGAGGCACCGCACGTCCCTGGGCGTCCTGCCGGAGAAGGTCGGCCCGGACGGGCACCAGGCGGGCGTCGCGCCCCTCGGGTGGACCGCGTCCATGGTCGTCCTGTCGCTGGCGGCACTGGAGGAACCGCTGCCGATCCCGCCCGGGTGA
- a CDS encoding MFS transporter, with translation MPRSRVSAAGAVAQALLVLLAGETFAGTWITLFVVLWGIGMLFPATMSLGRPLGRAAPGAASALLGGLRFALGAPARTAAALVALVRPWRGHGEVA, from the coding sequence GTGCCCCGTTCGAGGGTGTCGGCGGCGGGCGCGGTGGCCCAGGCGCTGCTCGTCCTGCTAGCCGGCGAGACCTTCGCCGGGACGTGGATCACCCTGTTCGTCGTCCTGTGGGGCATCGGCATGCTGTTCCCGGCGACGATGAGCCTCGGCCGGCCCCTCGGACGAGCCGCCCCCGGCGCGGCGTCCGCGCTGCTGGGCGGCCTGCGGTTCGCCCTCGGCGCGCCGGCCCGCACCGCGGCGGCGCTCGTCGCGCTCGTCCGTCCGTGGCGCGGCCACGGCGAGGTCGCCTGA
- a CDS encoding cell division protein PerM, translated as MSDARTREAAPARRDGERRHAGGGTGRPLPVSGLVAALWCIGIGLAVLTTITLVGWIAAPRTAFGDGLPGVFRAAVNFWLISHHAGFSSGHGRVGLLPLGVLIVPGALLYRGGAWMIRGIGLPDRPRVAVARVAVSLAAPYAALAGTLALAATGPTMRPSAWQALVACFTVAVVAGGLGAARAVVAAQVAAEARGRRVRSGLGALLRLLPERARSLVIGVAGSTAVLLASGALLVAVSLALHLDDAEHLYDMLGPGIVGGVLLLLVELAFLPNMVVWGMSYAIGPGFSVGAGTTVSPTGVYLDVVPAFPPLAALPEPGPAPAASLLALAAPFLAGAVGGALTVRSTPSAANEAAPLWGFVTGALTGVVAALLAALSGGPLGGERMATVGPSPWQVGLMATLEVGISAAIVAWWANWRLTGRADTADVPRRRPRRTAKPPKPPKAPKAAAAAPAAEAARSPHAAAPTVPDAPPEPAPAPARSPYAPGPLEFEEAEPVLTPRRRPRRASEPDPEPEPPADEPVRGAEPGTVVVEGHIADEGPDEPVPPPRAQAAPEPGPEPAPEPQGPERTENRGGAIYVLRNEQRPE; from the coding sequence GTGAGCGATGCGAGAACCCGGGAAGCGGCGCCCGCCCGGCGGGACGGGGAACGGCGGCACGCCGGCGGCGGGACGGGACGGCCGCTGCCGGTGTCCGGGCTCGTCGCGGCGCTGTGGTGCATCGGCATCGGGCTCGCCGTGCTCACCACGATCACGCTGGTCGGCTGGATCGCCGCGCCCCGCACGGCGTTCGGCGACGGGCTGCCCGGCGTGTTCCGCGCGGCCGTGAACTTCTGGCTCATCTCCCACCACGCCGGGTTCTCGTCCGGGCACGGACGGGTCGGGCTGCTGCCGCTCGGCGTCCTGATCGTCCCCGGCGCGCTGCTGTACCGGGGCGGCGCGTGGATGATCCGCGGGATCGGGCTGCCGGACCGGCCCCGCGTCGCGGTCGCCCGGGTCGCGGTGTCGCTGGCCGCCCCGTACGCCGCGCTCGCCGGGACGCTCGCGCTGGCGGCGACCGGCCCCACGATGCGTCCGTCCGCGTGGCAGGCGCTCGTCGCGTGCTTCACGGTCGCGGTCGTCGCGGGCGGGCTGGGCGCCGCGCGGGCCGTGGTGGCGGCGCAGGTCGCCGCGGAGGCGCGCGGACGCCGCGTCCGGTCGGGGCTCGGCGCGCTGCTGCGCCTGCTGCCCGAGCGGGCCCGGTCCCTCGTGATCGGCGTCGCGGGCTCGACGGCGGTGCTGCTCGCGTCGGGCGCGCTGCTCGTCGCGGTGTCGCTGGCCCTGCACCTGGACGACGCCGAACACCTCTACGACATGCTCGGCCCCGGCATCGTCGGGGGCGTCCTGCTGCTGCTGGTGGAACTGGCGTTCCTCCCGAACATGGTCGTCTGGGGCATGTCCTACGCGATCGGCCCCGGGTTCTCGGTCGGCGCGGGCACCACGGTGTCCCCGACCGGCGTCTACCTCGACGTCGTCCCGGCGTTCCCGCCGCTCGCCGCACTGCCCGAGCCCGGCCCCGCCCCGGCGGCGTCCCTGCTCGCCCTCGCCGCACCGTTCCTCGCGGGCGCCGTCGGCGGCGCGCTGACCGTCCGGTCCACGCCCAGCGCCGCGAACGAGGCCGCCCCGCTGTGGGGGTTCGTGACGGGCGCGCTGACGGGCGTCGTGGCGGCGCTGCTGGCGGCGCTGTCGGGCGGCCCGCTCGGCGGGGAGCGGATGGCGACCGTCGGCCCCTCGCCGTGGCAGGTCGGGCTGATGGCGACGCTGGAGGTCGGCATCTCGGCCGCGATCGTCGCGTGGTGGGCGAACTGGCGGCTGACCGGACGGGCCGACACCGCGGACGTCCCGCGCCGCCGCCCGCGCCGGACGGCCAAACCCCCGAAACCCCCCAAGGCGCCGAAGGCCGCGGCCGCCGCACCGGCCGCCGAGGCCGCGCGGTCACCGCACGCCGCGGCGCCGACCGTCCCGGACGCGCCGCCCGAACCGGCGCCCGCGCCGGCCCGGTCCCCGTACGCGCCCGGACCGCTGGAGTTCGAGGAGGCCGAGCCCGTCCTCACCCCGCGCCGCCGCCCCCGCCGGGCGTCCGAGCCCGACCCCGAACCCGAGCCGCCCGCGGACGAACCGGTCCGCGGCGCCGAGCCCGGCACGGTCGTCGTCGAGGGCCACATCGCCGACGAGGGACCGGACGAGCCCGTCCCGCCGCCGCGCGCGCAGGCCGCGCCCGAACCGGGGCCCGAGCCCGCCCCGGAACCGCAGGGGCCCGAGCGGACCGAGAACCGGGGCGGCGCGATCTACGTGCTGCGCAACGAGCAGCGCCCCGAGTGA
- the sucD gene encoding succinate--CoA ligase subunit alpha, translating into MAIWLTENSKIIVQGITGSEGTKHGRRMLASGAEVVGGVNARKAGQSVDFDGTSLPVFGTVAEAMAETGADVSVVFVPPKFTKDAVVEAVDAEIPLCVVITEGIPVHDTAFFWSYAESKGGKTRIIGPNCPGIASPGKSNAGIIPADITTPGRIGLVSKSGTLTYQMMYELRDIGFSTCVGIGGDPIIGTTHIDALKAFQDDPETDAIVMIGEIGGDAEERAAAYIEQNVTKPVVGYVAGFTAPEGKTMGHAGAIVSGSSGTAEAKKEALEKVGVRVGKTPSETARLMRDIMKNL; encoded by the coding sequence ATGGCCATCTGGCTCACCGAGAACAGCAAGATCATCGTTCAGGGCATCACCGGCTCCGAGGGCACCAAGCACGGCCGCCGGATGCTCGCCTCCGGCGCCGAGGTCGTCGGCGGCGTGAACGCCCGTAAGGCCGGCCAGTCCGTCGACTTCGACGGCACCAGCCTCCCGGTGTTCGGCACCGTCGCCGAGGCGATGGCCGAGACCGGCGCGGACGTCTCCGTCGTGTTCGTCCCGCCGAAGTTCACCAAGGACGCCGTCGTTGAGGCCGTCGACGCCGAGATCCCGCTCTGCGTCGTCATCACCGAGGGCATCCCGGTGCACGACACGGCCTTTTTCTGGTCGTACGCCGAGTCCAAGGGCGGCAAGACCCGCATCATCGGGCCGAACTGCCCCGGCATCGCGTCCCCCGGCAAGTCGAACGCGGGCATCATCCCCGCCGACATCACCACGCCCGGCCGCATCGGCCTGGTGTCGAAGTCGGGCACGCTGACGTACCAGATGATGTACGAGCTGCGCGACATCGGCTTCTCCACCTGCGTCGGCATCGGCGGCGACCCGATCATCGGGACGACCCACATCGACGCGCTGAAGGCGTTCCAGGACGACCCGGAGACCGACGCCATCGTCATGATCGGCGAGATCGGCGGTGACGCCGAGGAGCGCGCGGCCGCCTACATCGAGCAGAACGTGACCAAGCCGGTCGTCGGCTACGTCGCCGGGTTCACCGCCCCCGAGGGCAAGACGATGGGCCACGCCGGCGCCATCGTGTCCGGCTCGTCCGGCACCGCCGAGGCGAAGAAGGAAGCGCTGGAGAAGGTCGGCGTCCGCGTCGGCAAGACCCCCAGCGAGACCGCCCGCCTCATGCGCGACATCATGAAGAACCTCTGA
- the purN gene encoding phosphoribosylglycinamide formyltransferase: MVSARLVVLVSGAGTNLQALLDACADPAYGAQVVAVGADRSGTGGVERAAKSGLPTFVRRIPDFPSRVEWDASLAEAIAEHEPDLVVSAGFMKILGPRFLAAFGGRTVNTHPALLPSFPGAHAVRDALAYGVKVTGCTVHFVDEGVDTGPVIAQEAVSVGWHDDEDSLHERIKQVERRLIVDVVGRLARDGWTARGRRVSMKCTTCSDSSDSPSTNEGSSAE, translated from the coding sequence ATGGTGTCCGCCCGGCTCGTCGTCCTCGTCTCCGGCGCGGGGACCAACCTACAAGCGCTGCTCGACGCGTGCGCGGATCCAGCCTACGGGGCGCAGGTGGTGGCCGTGGGCGCGGACCGGTCCGGCACCGGCGGCGTCGAACGCGCGGCGAAGTCCGGGCTGCCGACGTTCGTGCGCCGGATCCCCGACTTCCCGTCCCGGGTGGAGTGGGACGCGTCGCTCGCCGAGGCGATCGCCGAGCACGAGCCCGACCTGGTGGTGTCGGCCGGGTTCATGAAGATCCTCGGTCCCCGTTTCCTGGCGGCGTTCGGCGGCCGCACGGTGAACACGCATCCGGCGCTGCTGCCGTCCTTCCCCGGCGCCCACGCCGTTCGGGACGCCCTGGCGTACGGGGTCAAGGTGACGGGATGTACCGTGCACTTCGTCGACGAAGGCGTGGACACCGGACCCGTCATCGCCCAGGAGGCCGTCTCCGTGGGCTGGCATGACGACGAAGACTCCCTGCACGAGCGCATCAAGCAGGTCGAGCGCAGGCTGATCGTCGACGTCGTCGGACGGCTCGCCCGCGACGGCTGGACCGCGCGGGGCAGGCGGGTCTCCATGAAATGCACCACATGCAGCGATTCGTCCGACAGTCCGTCCACGAACGAGGGGAGCTCGGCCGAGTGA